The following coding sequences lie in one Capsicum annuum cultivar UCD-10X-F1 chromosome 5, UCD10Xv1.1, whole genome shotgun sequence genomic window:
- the LOC107871435 gene encoding probable pectate lyase 5 yields MLSNTNILSFFFFIIFLFSPIIIITAKFNNLTLLHQHPFPESVVQDVNRRVNESISRRQVFDTTVTNYQCLTGNPIDDCWRCDPNWVNNRQQLADCAIGFGHGAVGGKGGRYYLVSDPSDFDTVNPTPGTLRHAVIQEEPLWITFAGDMIITLRHELMINNYKTIDGRGANVHVTGGGCMTLQYVTNVIIHNIHVYNCVPSGNSNIRQSTTQVGWRGMSDGDGISIYSSRNIWIDHCALSHCTDGLIDAIMGSTAITISNNYFTHHDKVMLLGHDDRYEADIGMQVTIAFNHFGEGLVQRMPRCRRGYIHVVNNDFTEWQMYAIGGSANPTINSQGNRFTAPQDPNAKEVTKRVDVDERDWTNWNWRTEGDEMVNGAYFVPSGDGLGNQYIMASSMEPKSAFLIDQLTMNAGVTGVPRDTTVAMSYGGRTRTTIAANRTSSIRPVKSHEGDGDFLEKVFGSVASAGTSSSSPSSSTTPILMSLLILYVLTNNARLLTLPFLVIL; encoded by the exons ATGCTTTCTAATACAAacattctttcttttttcttcttcataatctttttattttctccaataaTTATAATTACAGCAAAGTTTAATAATCTTACACTTCTTCATCAACATCCTTTTCCTGAATCCGTTGTTCAAGATGTGAACAG GAGGGTGAATGAATCCATATCAAGGCGGCAAGTATTTGATACAACAGTAACAAATTACCAATGTCTAACGGGCAATCCGATAGACGACTGCTGGCGATGTGACCCGAACTGGGTGAACAACCGCCAGCAGTTGGCGGATTGCGCCATTGGGTTTGGTCACGGTGCAGTCGGAGGGAAAGGTGGCCGATACTACTTGGTCAGCGATCCCTCTGACTTTGACACGGTGAACCCTACCCCTGGAACCCTGAGGCATGCGGTGATCCAAGAGGAGCCCCTTTGGATCACCTTTGCCGGTGACATGATCATAACGCTCAGACACGAGCTTATGATCAACAATTACAAGACCATAGACGGACGCGGTGCGAACGTCCACGTCACGGGTGGTGGATGTATGACATTACAGTATGTTACCAATGTGATTATACATAATATACATGTATACAATTGTGTTCCATCTGGGAATAGTAACATTAGACAAAGTACAACACAAGTTGGTTGGAGAGGAATGTCTGATGGTGATGGAATTTCGATATACAGTTCGAGAAATATTTGGATTGATCATTGTGCATTGTCACATTGTACTGATGGTTTAATTGATGCTATCATGGGATCAACTGCTATTACTATTTCGAATAACTACTTCACCCACCATGACAAAGTTATGCTATTGGGGCACGACGATCGATACGAAGCAGATATTGGAATGCAG gTGACAATAGCATTTAATCATTTTGGAGAAGGATTAGTACAAAGAATGCCAAGATGTAGAAGAGGATATATACATGTAGTGAACAATGATTTTACAGAATGGCAAATGTATGCAATTGGTGGAAGTGCTAATCCAACTATTAATAGTCAAGGCAATCGTTTTACTGCACCTCAAGATCCAAATGCCAAAGAG GTTACGAAGCGCGTGGACGTGGACGAGAGAGATTGGACAAATTGGAACTGGAGGACAGAAGGAGATGAAATGGTAAATGGAGCATACTTTGTTCCTTCAGGTGATGGACTTGGCAACCAATATATCATGGCATCAAGCATGGAGCCTAAATCTGCATTTCTCATTGATCAACTCACTATGAATGCTGGTGTCACTGGTGTCCCCAG GGATACCACTGTGGCCATGTCATATGGTGGAAGAACCAGAACCACCATTGCAGCCAACCGGACCAGCAGTATTAGACCGGTTAAGTCCCACGAAGGAGATGGCGACTTCTTAGAAAAGGTATTTGGGAGCGTTGCATCGGCAggaacatcatcatcatcaccttcAAGTTCAACCACCCCCATCTTAATGTCTCTTCTAATTCTGTATGTTCTCACCAACAATGCTAGGCTATTAACATTGCCATTCTTAGTCATACTATAG
- the LOC107871436 gene encoding serine/threonine protein phosphatase 2A 57 kDa regulatory subunit B' beta isoform: protein MFKIIKRGKKSSKGEVVEPPIPSSLPNVSVDHASRIATSVVASQHVTLANATPDPSVVEVLPLLKEVALSERHVLFIRKLQICCVQFDFADTVKCARQKEIKRQTLAELIDLVQSSSCKMNEIMQEELVRMISLNLFRCLPPASHENTGSEGIDEEDDMYLDPSWPHLQLVYELLLRYVMSSEMDTKIAKRYLDHSFVLKLLDLFDSEDPREREYLKTILHRIYGKFMVHRPFIRNGINNVFYRFIFETERHNGIGELLEILGSVINGFALPMKEEHKLFLVRALIPLHKPKCVSVYHHQLSYCIAQFVEKDYRLADIVIRGLLKYWPVTNCGKEVLFLNELEEILEGTQPAEFQRCLVPLFKQLGRSINSPHFQVAERALFLWNNEHIVDLIAQNRRAILPIIFEPLERNMYGHWNQAVHGLTSNVRRMFLEMDSELFEECEKDYNERAAGAICLVEQRKLAWKKLEEAAALVK from the exons ATGTTTAAGATAataaaaagagggaagaaaagctCAAAGGGGGAGGTTGTGGAGCCTCCGATACCGAGCTCATTGCCTAATGTGTCGGTTGATCATGCTTCGCGAATAGCAACGTCTGTTGTGGCATCACAACATGTTACATTGGCAAATGCAACGCCTGATCCTAGTGTGGTTGAAGTCCTGCCGTTATTGAAGGAGGTTGCACTCTCTGAACGACATGTTTTGTTTATCCGGAAGCTTCAGATCTGCTGTGTGCAATTTGACTTTGCGGATACGGTGAAGTGTGCTAGACAGAAGGAGATCAAGAGACAAACGCTCGCGGAGCTTATTGATTTAGTTCAGTCAAGTTCGTGtaaaatgaatgaaataatgCAGGAAGAGTTAGTTAGGATGATATCTCTCAATCTTTTCCGTTGCTTGCCTCCTGCTTCGCATGAGAATACTGGGTCGGAAGGTATTGATGAAGAGGATGACATGTATCTGGATCCATCATGGCCTCATTTGCAACTAGTGTATGAGTTACTTTTAAGGTACGTGATGTCGTCTGAAATGGACACCAAGATTGCCAAGCGATATCTTGACCACTCGTTTGTGCTGAAATTGCTCGACTTGTTTGATTCAGAGGATCCTAGAGAACGGGAGTATTTGAAGACTATTCTTCACCGCATATATGGGAAATTCATGGTTCATAGGCCATTTATAAGGAACGGGATAAACAATGTATTCTACAGGTTTATATTTGAGACGGAGAGGCATAATGGTATCGGTGAATTGCTAGAGATTCTTGGAAGTGTAATAAATGGATTTGCTTTGCCGATGAAAGAAGAGCACAAGTTGTTTCTTGTTCGGGCACTTATTCCTCTCCACAAGCCTAAATGTGTTTCTGTATATCACCATCAGCTGTCCTACTGCATTGCTCAGTTTGTTGAGAAAGATTACCGATTGGCGGATATCGTCATCAGGGGTTTGCTAAAATACTGGCCAGTTACTAATTGCGGAAAGGAAGTTCTCTTTCTCAATGAACTGGAAGAAATCTTGGAAGGCACCCAGCCTGCTGAATTTCAGCGCTGTTTGGTTCCCCTTTTCAAGCAACTAGGACGAAGCATCAATAGTCCCCATTTTCAG GTTGCTGAGCGAGCTCTGTTCTTATGGAACAATGAGCATATAGTAGACTTGATTGCGCAGAATCGACGTGCAATTTTGCCAATCATCTTTGAGCCACTAGAAAGGAATATGTATGGTCACTGGAATCAGGCAGTCCACGGACTAACCTCCAATGTCCGGAGAATGTTCTTGGAGATGGATTCAGAACTTTTCGAGGAGTGCGAAAAGGATTACAATGAAAGAGCAGCCGGCGCCATCTGCCTAGTGGAGCAGCGCAAGCTTGCATGGAAGAAATTGGAAGAAGCTGCTGCACTGGTGAAGTAG
- the LOC107872707 gene encoding protein NUCLEAR FUSION DEFECTIVE 4, translating to MKKLTLQVLTGRWFMVFATVLILSASGATYIFGIYSTDIKTSLGYDQTTLNLLSFFKDLGGNVGILSGLINEVTPPWVVLSFGAVLNFFGYFMIWLAVTKKIPKPKVWHMCLYICVGSNSQSFANTGALVTCVKNFPESRGAVLGLLKGYVGLSGAMLTQMYHAIYGNDSKSLILLIGWLPSVVSLVFLRIVRVMRVVRIEHEMKVFYKFLYTSLGLAGFLMMVIILQKQLVFKQSEYGLSTGVVLFLLCLPLVIVVKEEVDSWKVKKQEMESMSQVKVVTEEPQTVPSSTAKPSDDHIQEPSSCWRTVFRAPERGEDYTILQTLFSIDMLILFIATICGVGGTLTAIDNLGQIGTSLGYPKDSISTFVSLVSIWNYLGRVVSGFLSEHFLSKYKLPRPLMLTITLMISCLGHLLIAFNAPNGLYVASIVIGFCFGAQWPLIYAIISELFGLKYYSTLYNFGSVASPIGAYVLNVKVVGYLYDKEATTQMMAMGKIRKIGEDLECNGDKCFKLAFIIITGVTILGTFVSIILVLRTRKFYKNDIYKKFREEAKVAEKEMAMAANYGGLLKK from the coding sequence ATGAAGAAGCTAACATTACAAGTACTAACAGGAAGATGGTTCATGGTATTTGCAACTGTTCTAATCTTATCAGCCTCTGGTGCTACATACATTTTTGGTATATACTCAACTGATATCAAAACGTCGCTCGGATACGATCAAACCACCCTTAATTTACTCAGTTTCTTCAAAGATTTAGGTGGTAATGTTGGTATCCTATCTGGTTTAATCAATGAAGTTACACCCCCTTGGGTTGTTCTATCATTTGGTGCTGTCTTAAACTTCTTTGGGTACTTCATGATATGGCTAGCTGTGACtaaaaaaatcccaaaaccaAAAGTTTGGCATATGTGTTTGTACATTTGTGTTGGTTCAAACTCTCAGTCTTTTGCTAATACTGGTGCATTAGTTACTTGTGTTAAGAACTTCCCAGAGAGCCGTGGCGCGGTACTTGGATTGCTTAAAGGGTATGTTGGACTAAGTGGTGCAATGTTGACACAAATGTACCATGCTATATATGGTAATGATTCTAAGTCTCTCATTCTACTTATAGGTTGGCTTCCTTCCGTTGTTTCATTGGTTTTCTTGCGTATAGTACGCGTTATGAGGGTGGTTCGGATTGAACATGAGATGAAAGTGTTCTACAAGTTTCTGTATACATCACTTGGCCTTGCTGGTTTTCTCATGATGGTGATTATACTACAGAAGCAGCTTGTTTTTAAGCAAAGTGAGTATGGTTTGAGTACTGGTGTTGTCTTGTTTTTGCTATGTTTGCCACTTGTTATTGTTGTCAAAGAGGAAGTTGATTCTTGGAAAGTGAAGAAACAAGAAATGGAAAGCATGTCACAAGTGAAAGTAGTTACTGAGGAGCCACAAACAGTACCCTCTAGTACTGCAAAACCTAGTGATGATCATATTCAAGAACCTAGTTCATGTTGGAGGACAGTTTTTCGAGCACCGGAGAGAGGTGAAGACTACACTATACTTCAAACCCTCTTCAGCATTGACATGTTGATACTGTTTATCGCGACGATTTGTGGTGTTGGAGGGACATTAACAGCAATAGACAACTTAGGACAGATAGGGACATCATTAGGTTATCCAAAAGACAGCATCAGTACATTTGTGTCATTAGTTAGTATATGGAACTACTTAGGTAGAGTTGTGTCTGGTTTCTTGTCTGAACATTTCTTGTCAAAGTACAAACTCCCAAGACCTCTTATGCTCACTATAACACTCATGATCTCTTGTTTAGGCCATCTTTTAATCGCGTTCAACGCGCCTAATGGACTATATGTTGCATCAATAGTCATAGGGTTTTGCTTTGGGGCACAATGGCCATTGATATATGCAATAATCTCAGAGTTATTTGGACTGAAATATTACTCAACACTATACAATTTTGGATCAGTAGCAAGTCCAATTGGAGCATATGTGCTAAATGTGAAAGTGGTTGGCTATTTGTATGATAAAGAGGCTACTACACAAATGATGGCTATggggaaaattaggaaaattggTGAAGATTTGGAATGTAATGGGGATAAATGTTTCAAATTagcctttattattattactggAGTGACAATTCTAGGGACATTTGTGtcaattattttggttttaaggACTAGGAAGTTTTACAAGAATGATATTTATAAGAAATTCAGAGAGGAAGCTAAAGTGGCTGAAAAAGAAATGGCTATGGCTGCAAATTATGGTGGCCttcttaagaaataa